One part of the Vicia villosa cultivar HV-30 ecotype Madison, WI linkage group LG6, Vvil1.0, whole genome shotgun sequence genome encodes these proteins:
- the LOC131611065 gene encoding uncharacterized protein LOC131611065, protein MSKWIDLQIRFKKNITIDKHLQELLRNEKRHWKDVLLRIFSVTRYLAEQNLAFRGKNERINVEKNGNFLSLVEMIVEWDPVMQKHFERIKNNEIHYHYLSHKIQNELINMLGNEVKSAIVEKIKEAKYFSVILDCTPDVSHQEQMTLIIRCVDVSTSPIKIEEFFVEFLKVYDTTGQGLFEELKNVLETLSLDINNMKGQGYDNGSNMKGKHQGVQRKLLDINPRALYTSCGCHSLNLTLCDIANSCTKAKDFLECYNVFILYFLIRKNIGKFLETM, encoded by the coding sequence ATGAGTAAATGGATTGACTTACAaattagatttaaaaaaaatataacaattgaTAAACATCTTCAAGAGCTTTTAAGAAATGAAAAAAGGCATTGGAAAGATGTATTACTTAGGATATTTTCTGTTACTAGATATCTAGCTGAGCAAAATTTAGCATTTCgtggaaaaaatgagaggattAATGTGGAAAAAAATGGAAACTTTCTTTCTCTTGTTGAAATGATTGTTGAATGGGACCCTGTCATGCAAAAACATTTTGAACGTATTAAGAATAATGAAATTCATTACCATTATCTTAGTCATAAGATTCAAAATGAATTGATTAACATGTTAGGTAATGAAGTCAAAAGTGCAATAGTCGAAAAAATCAAAGAAGCAAAATATTTTTCTGTGATTCTTGATTGTACTCCTGATGTAAGTCATCAAGAACAAATGACTCTAATTATACGTTGTGTGGATGTTTCTACAAGTCCAATAAAAATTGAAGAGTTTTTTGTAGAATTTTTGAAAGTCTATGACACAACAGGTCAAGGATTATTTGAAGAATTAAAAAATGTATTAGAAACTCTTAGTCTAGATATTAATAATATGAAAGGACAAGGATATGATAATGGATCAAACATGAAAGGTAAACATCAAGGTGTACAAAGAAAATTATTAGATATTAACCCTAGGGCATTATACACGTCATGTGGTTGTCATAGCCTTAACTTGACACTTTGTGATATTGCAAATTCTTGTACTAAAGCTAAAGATTTTTTGGAGTGTTACAACGTATTTATACTGTATTTTCTCATTCGAAAAAACATTGGAAAATTCTTAGAGACAATGTGA